The DNA window ATATTTGACATTGGGGAGGTTGACCTTTCAAGAGGAGAAAAACTATCATACTTCCATAACATAAATGAGGCACTTAATTCCATGATAAATGGAGATGTTATTTTTGTCCTCAATCCTCCATCTGCAATGGATGTAAAATCCGTAGCACTTGCCTCTCTAACGATGCCTCAGAAAACCACATTCTTTTATCCGAAATTGCTCTCCGGGCTGGTTTTTAATTTTTTTAATATAAAACAATAAGAACCGATGTCTTTACAGGATATAAAAGAACGCGTTGAAAGGGTTAAAGAAGAGATCAAAATGGCATGCCGGAATAGCGGCAGGAATACATCCGATGTAAAGCTTGTTGCAGTTACGAAAACGGTTGGTATTGATGTAATAAGACAGGCGATAGATGCAGGGCTTGATACTTTCGGGGAAAACTATGTAAAGGAAGCTATTGAGAAAGCTCAGGGATTACCGCCGCACATACATTGGCATTTTATCGGGAATATTCAGAAAAATAAGGTAAAACATATGGTAAGCCATTTCGAGCTTATTCATTCTATAGGCACCAAGGAGATAATTTCCGAGATTGACGGAAGGGCTATGCAGACAGGTATTATTCAACCGGTATTGTTTGAGATAAACCTTGCACAGGAGGCCACTAAATCGGGATTTACAAAGGATGATTTTTATGAAGCAATACCTTTTATAAAATCATTGAAACACATAATACCTTCCGGTTTGATGACCATACCGCCTCCGGTAAATGATGAACCGCGGTTATCGGGATATTTTTCAGCGCTGCGGGAGATGAGAGATAAATTTTCAGCTGATAATTGGTTGGGAAGCACCTTTAAAGAACTCTCGATGGGGATGTCTTCTGATTTTAAAATTGCTATAAAGGAAGGTGCAACTATGATAAGGATTGGTACAATGATTTTTGGACCAAGGGGGTAATAATAATGGATAAAAAAATAAGTTTTGTTGGTACAGGGAAGATGGCGGGTGCAATAATAGAGGGTTTGCTTGCCAAAAAAAGGGCAAGCAATAAGGATATCATAATAAGCGATAAGTATGATCTCAGACGCTTGGAGGTTGAAAAAACGTACAACGTAAAAAGTGAAGCGAGCAATAAAACATGCATTCGGAATGGAGAGATCATATTTTTCTCAGTAAAGCCTCAGGACATGGGCGCAGTGCTGACCGAATGCCGTGATGAAATAAAAAATAAACTTGTTGTTTCTATAGCAGCGGGGATTGACATCAGTTTTATAGAAAATATTATAGGTACGGGAATACACATCATAAGAGTTATGCCAAACATAGCAGTTACAGTAGCAGAAGGTATGAGCGTAATCATAAAAAACAACAGTGCAGATGCGACAGACATAAACTATGTAAAAGAACTGCTCTCGAGTGTTGGCGATGTCATAGAGTTAAAAAAAGAATCCCTATTACACGCTGTAACAGCACTTAGCGGTTCCGGTCCTGCTTATGTGTTTATGATGCTTGAAGCCTTATCAGATGCCGGAGTGAGAATGGGACTAAATGACGAAGACTCAAAAAGGCTTGCGATACAGACATTTGCAGGGGCCTCCAAAATGGCAAAAGAATCAAATCTTGCTTTTGCCGCATTAAAAAATGCTGTTACTTCCCCCGCAGGAACAACGGCCGAAGCTCTGGCGGTGCTCGAGCATTACGGCATAAGGTCTGCAATTATAGAGGCTGTAAAATCAGCAACCAACAGGTCAATGGAGATCGCATCTGAATCAAAAAATTAAAACGTATAGCTTACTTTGATAAATGCCTCTGAATTATCCTTTACACTGCCAAGATGGGTCGAACTATTTCCGGTAAAAATGTAAGCACCTATTGACGTTATAAGATTATCATACGGCATCCAGTCGATTTGCGGTATAAACATATAGCCTGTTTTATTTTGATGAGCAAGTTCAAACATGCCCGCCAATTGGACCTTCAGCTTGTCATAAAAGAAATTTCTGTATGTATCAAAAAGTAAATAGTCCTCAAGCATATAGCCTTCAAGTTGATCGCCTATCTCATAAGATTGGCCATGCAGATATTGAACATTTAAATATATACCGTTTTCAAAGCTGTAATCCGTACCAATTATATATTTGACAAATGGTTTTGTTGCTATATCCATTGTTTCCGATTGAACATGGTTACCAAGGATATAAGCATTAAACTGCAATGGCTGCTGCGGTATGTTTAAAGCAACCTCACCCCATATACCGTGATCCCCTATTGAACCTGCGAAATCACCTCCTATTATGGAAAATCTCGGGAAATCCAATCCTATATTGGCAATAATATTATTGGCAGATGTGGTTATATTTGCAGAGCTAAGAACTGGAAAACTGTATAACCCGTTATAATAGCTTAAAGAAAAATCGTATCCCAATAATGCCTTCTTAGCAATTCTAACAGCATAGCTAATACTGTCAGGAAATGATTGCTTCGGCATAGACAGATCAAGATTAATCTTACCGATTGGTAACCATGAAGGTATTGGAATACTCGGCTGGAATGCACTAACCCATCTGTCTGAAGGCAGCACCGAAGGAACGAATATGGGTTCTATCACGCCAGTTACCGATATTTCATGCGGCAGATAATACTCTGCGACAAGCATTGGGACCGGCAGCCTGTTGTTTACTTTAAATGGGTCTTCAAAATCATAAGGATTTATATTATTTGTTGGATTTACACCATCAGCGGTACCCCAGGAGAGCAGCTGTTTACCTATTTTAAGATCAAGATTTTCTGTAAGAAATTGATAAAACTCTACATAGACCTGCCTTACATCAAGGTATGTTGGAGGTGCGGAACTGTATTGCTGCAATTGCGGAAGATATGTGGCGGATTGTGTAACGCCAAAACCTCTCAGCCATACTTCACCATAGGCGTATATGTCGTGCGTTCGTTTCGAAGCTTTCAATGTAAGTCTGTATTCTTCTCTTGTTACATCTCCATTGTTTGTTTGAGCCCTTGTATCTAATAAAATACTGCCGGATACAGGGCTATCTGCCATAGCTTTTGTATAAAGTCCCAGAACTGCAATAAAAGAAAAAATAACTAATTTTTTTATCATTTCACTCCCTCATATATAATTGGATAGGATTTGATAACATACTAATAAGTATTTTTCATTCTTTTAAACTAAGGCGTGATCAACTCACAAATACAATATTTTTTATCGCACTTGTTTGTTTAAGAGAGCATCATACCGGTTAATTGCTGTTTCATAGACAAAAGCATACCTCCATCTGCAAAGCTAAAAAACCCATCATTCCCGATTATTATGTGATCATGAAAGGCAATACCCGATAATTCACATACTACAAACATGTTCATTGTGAGCCTTTTATCTTCAGGGCTTGGGTTTATATTTCCTGATGGATGGTTATGAGAAAGTATTATGCCTGTTGCGGTTGATCTTATGACAAGCTCTATAATCTCCCTTGGATAAACGGATGCTGCATTTACGGTACCATTCCCTACCCGCTTGATATCAATAACATCATTTCGGCTGTTTAATAAAATGACCATAAAACTTTCCTTCGAAAGCCCTTTTAAAATAGGTTCTAACAATGTATAGGCGTTTTTAGAATTTGTAATTTTGTTATTAACCCGTCTTGTAGAGTACAATACCCTTCTACCGATCTCTATAGAAGCTTTAAGTTTTGATATTTTTGCCTTGTTTAGTCCGGAAACCTTCCATAATTCATCAATGCCCGCTTTTTCAATACCACTTATTCCATTGAATGTGTTTATAAGCTCTACAGCAAGCTCGTATACGTCCTTACCTTTTGTCCCGGTCTGAAGTATTATCGCGACAAGCTCTGCATCACTAAGTACATTGGCTCCAGACAAAAGCAATTTTTCTCTTGGCATTTCTGACAAAGGTCTTTTTCTAAAATTATTCATAAATAA is part of the Deltaproteobacteria bacterium genome and encodes:
- a CDS encoding YggS family pyridoxal phosphate-dependent enzyme; translation: MSLQDIKERVERVKEEIKMACRNSGRNTSDVKLVAVTKTVGIDVIRQAIDAGLDTFGENYVKEAIEKAQGLPPHIHWHFIGNIQKNKVKHMVSHFELIHSIGTKEIISEIDGRAMQTGIIQPVLFEINLAQEATKSGFTKDDFYEAIPFIKSLKHIIPSGLMTIPPPVNDEPRLSGYFSALREMRDKFSADNWLGSTFKELSMGMSSDFKIAIKEGATMIRIGTMIFGPRG
- the proC gene encoding pyrroline-5-carboxylate reductase: MDKKISFVGTGKMAGAIIEGLLAKKRASNKDIIISDKYDLRRLEVEKTYNVKSEASNKTCIRNGEIIFFSVKPQDMGAVLTECRDEIKNKLVVSIAAGIDISFIENIIGTGIHIIRVMPNIAVTVAEGMSVIIKNNSADATDINYVKELLSSVGDVIELKKESLLHAVTALSGSGPAYVFMMLEALSDAGVRMGLNDEDSKRLAIQTFAGASKMAKESNLAFAALKNAVTSPAGTTAEALAVLEHYGIRSAIIEAVKSATNRSMEIASESKN
- the radC gene encoding DNA repair protein RadC, giving the protein MPREKLLLSGANVLSDAELVAIILQTGTKGKDVYELAVELINTFNGISGIEKAGIDELWKVSGLNKAKISKLKASIEIGRRVLYSTRRVNNKITNSKNAYTLLEPILKGLSKESFMVILLNSRNDVIDIKRVGNGTVNAASVYPREIIELVIRSTATGIILSHNHPSGNINPSPEDKRLTMNMFVVCELSGIAFHDHIIIGNDGFFSFADGGMLLSMKQQLTGMMLS